The nucleotide window TAAGTGGCTCCGTACTTTCTGTCCCAACGCTTGAGGTACGTGGATTTGATCTCTTTTTCCGTGGGTACGCGGCTGCCGTTCGCTGAAATCTCAACGATGGCTTCGGCACACATCCGGCCACTTTTCGCTGCGAAGTAGATGCCTTCACCGGAGCTCTTGGTCACATAACCGGCGGCGTCACCAACCAGGGCCATCCGACCAACAACGCGACGGGGTCTGGGATGTTCCGGAATCGGATGAGCTTCAACTTTGATCACTTCGCCCTTGAACAGGCGTTTGCGGGCCCGCTCACGAATTCCTTTTTGCAATCCCTTGATTAGGGACTGATTCTGTTGCATGGTCCCGGTTCCAACGGCCACGTGGTCGTATTTCGGAAAAACCCATGCGTAGAAATCGGGAGAAACGTCGGTTCCGACGTACATCTCGGCGAGATCCTCGTAATAGGTCATCTCTTCAGGAGGAAGCTTGATGCGTTCCTGGAAGGCGATGGCCACGTTGTAATCGCCAGCATCCATGGCTTTGGCGACACGGGAATTAGCCCCGTCGGCGCCAATGATCAAATCCACCTCGAGGGTTTTTAACTCACCGGTTGGTCCACCAGAGCTGTAGTCGGCGTAATGAAGGGTGTACGGACCTTGACGAGCGCTGCCCGTGTCGATCTTCTGGACAAGACCGTTGATCAGGGTTGTGCCGAGCTCAGCAGCCCGGTTGCGCATGAAAGCATCGAAGACCTCTCGGCGGCACATGCCGATATAGGCATTATCGTCGTACCCGAGTGGATCAAGCTGAATATCAACCTCCTTGTTGGAGGGGGATATCATCTTCATGTTTCGAACCTTGCGGTCGATAATCGACTCCGGAAGATCGAATTCCTCGACCATGCAAAGCGGAATGGCTCCCCCACAGGGTTTGGCATTGTCGAGCTTTCGCTCAAACAACCAGGTGCTGATGCCAGCCTTGGCAAGAATTTCAGCTGCGCAGGATCCGCTCGGACCACCTCCGACGACGGCAACTCTCAGCATCTCAGCTCACTCCGCTGGATTGTTATTGAAAAGCTATCACCGATGAGTACCGATCCGGGGGCCACCCTGGCGCCTCCCCTTACGATCGATACATCACTGCAATGAAGTCGTGTCTCCGGCTGTCGCCAGACGCAGCAGATCTCGCGATCAAAGACGCGACGATATTCCTGTAGCTCGTCGTAGTCCCGCCGCCGCTCCGAAACGTCGTCGTCTTGGCTTACTGCTTGCCAGTGGGGTGGTGTTCGCATCGTCCATTGCCGCGGTTCTGCTGATTCCGATGGTTCCAGAGTTGCTCAACGGGCCTGGAGAGCCTTCCCCAGAGCTTGTTGAAGGCATCGATGCCCAACCTTCGCGTGATGGTCGTCTCCTCGGACATTTTCCTTATCCAGAGGTGAGCCTCGACGCTCTCGTGCCGGTGGAGGCTGGGATTGAGCTTCATCGTGATGCTGCTCTGGCTCTGAATGCCATGCGTCGAGCGGCCGCCGCTGATGGCGTGGACCTGCGCCTTCTCAGCGGCTATCGATCTCACGATCTACAGAAAAACATCTTTTTTGATGTCAAATCGGAGCGGAACCAAACCGCTGCCGAACGGGCCAAGGTTTCTGCACCACCGGGATATTCAGAACACAGCACTGGCTATGCCGTTGACTTCGGGGACGGTGCTGATCCAGCCACGAATCTCTCGCAATCCTTCGAAAACACACGCGCATTTCGCTGGCTTCAGGACAACGCCGCCGTCTATCACTTCACGCTGTCATTCCCAGTCGTCAATCCCCAGGGCGTGAGCTACGAGCCCTGGCACTGGCGATTTGAAGGGTCTTCACAGGCACTGCGCGCATTCGAACCGGCGCGACGGTTGGCCGACGGTCTTTGACAGTGAACATCTCTCCAGAGCTCCTGGCACCAGCTGGAGACTGGGAGGCACTCCGGGCCGCCGTTGCTGGAGGAGCCGATGCGGTGTACTTCGGAGTTGAGATCTTCAATGCCCGTCTGCGAGCTGAGAATTTCAATCGGCGTGATCTCCCGGAGATCATGGGTTGGTTGCACGCCCGAGGGGTCAAGGGCTTCCTCACCCTCAATGTGCTGATCTTCACCGAAGAGCTCGAGACGGTTTCTGAGCTCCTTGTGGACTGTTGGACGGCTGAGGTCGATGCCCTGATTGTTCAGGACCTTGGTCTGTGCCTGCTCGCCAGAGAGCTTGTGCCTGATCTCGCTCTTCATGCATCCACCCAGATGTCGGTGACCAGTGCCGCTGGTGTGGCTCAGGCCGCCGCAGCTGGATGTGAGCGGGTTGTGATGGCCCGCGAACTCACCCTGAGAGACCTGGAACGGGTGCAACAACAGCTCAAGCAGCGCCACCTTGATGTGCCGCTCGAGGTGTTTGTACACGGTGCTCTTTGTGTGGCCTATTCGGGGCAGTGCCTGACCAGTGAATCGCTCGGTCAACGCAGCGCCAACCGTGGGGAATGCGCCCAGGCCTGTCGACTTCCCTACCAGCTCATCGTTGATGGTGAGGAGCGTGACCTAGGCGAGCAGCGTTATTTGTTGTCACCCCAGGATCTTGCTGCATGGTCACTGATCCCGGAACTTGCCAGGATCGGCATCTGCAGCCTCAAGATTGAGGGGAGGCTGAAAAGTGCCGCCTACGTGGCCGCGGTGACTGATGTTTACCGCCGCGCTCTTGACGGTGTGGTCAGTGAACCTGCCGCCATCAGCAATCAGCTTGAACTTGGTTTTTCAAGGGGCCTGACCACTGGTTGGCTTGAGGGCATTGACCATCCGGCCCTTGTTCACGGTCGTTGGAGCAAGAAACGTGGACCGTGCCTCGGTCGGCTCCTGTCGGTTCTATCCCGTGGTTGGCTCAAGATTCAGGCTGAGACTGAGCCTCAGTGCGGTCAGGGAGTGGTTCTTGAGGTCGCTTCATCCAAGGGTGGACCGTTTCAGATTCCCCGAGAAGTTGGCGGTCGAATCATGAGGGTGGAGCCGTTAGGCGATCAGTGCTGGCGACTGATGCTTGGACCAGGCCGCATTGATACGGCGGGTCTGTGCGCTGGAGCTCCTGTCTGGCTCACCAGTGATCCCCAGTGGCAATCAACCTGGAGCCGGCGAGCCAGTCGAGAGACTCCTCCCCTTGATCTTCCGCTGTCTCTGGCGGTCAGCGGTCGCGATGGTGAACCACTCGTGCTCGCATTGGAGTCACCACAATCGCTGGATGGCCAATCATTGACCGTCGTCAGTGATCGACCTCTAGAGCCTGCGAAAGACCACGGACTGAATCGGGAGCGTCTGATGGCTCAGCTGGGGCGTCTTGGAGGAACAGGCTGGCGACTTGATCACTTGCGTCTTGATCTCCCCGAGTCCCTTTTTCTGCCGATCGGCGAGCTCAACCGTCTGCGTCGGGCTTTGCTTCAGGTGATGGCGGACGCGGGCATTGTTCCTGGGAACCCTGGGACAACACAACGCCAATGTTTTGAAGCATCCAACCGCGATGAGCGACGTCAGCTGATTCGCAGCTGCATCAACCGTCTACCGGCTGACACTGCCGATCAGACCCCTCGACTCACTGTGCTGGTGAGAAGTCTCGATCAGCTCAAGGGCTTGATGGAACTCGGCGACGAGACCCCGATTCAAGGGGTCGTTGCTGACCTGGAGCAGCCCCGAGACCTCAAGGAGGCCGTTGCCATAGCCCGGGGTTGCTGGAGTGATGGCATCTGGTTGACTGGTCCCAGGGTGACGCGTCCCGATGAGGGATGGACTCTGGAGCCGCTCCTGCGCGCCAAACCCGATGGCTTCCTGGTGCGCAATGCTGATCAGCTCGAACGTCTCAGCGACACGGGTCCCTGTCGGGGTGATTTCAGCCTGAATGTGGCGAATCCCCTAACGCTGCTCTGGTTTCTTGAACACTGGGGACTTCAACGCGTCACAGCGAGTTGTGACCTCAACCTTCACCAGCTGCTGGAGCTCTCCGAGAACGTGCCTTCCGATCGTCTGGAGGTTGTGCTGCACCAGCACATGCCTCTGTTTCACATGGAGCATTGTCTCTTCTGCTCTCTGCTGTCTGATGGGCATGACCACACGGACTGCGGTAGACCCTGTGAGACCCACACCGTTCTGCTGAGGGATCGCAGCGGCATCGAACACCCTCTGCGGGCTGACCTCGGATGTCGGAACACGTTATTCAACGGAACCGCACAAACCGGTGTTGAGGCATTTCCAGCTATGCGCGCTCGGGGCCTGAGGCATTTCCGGCTTGATCTCCTCGATGAAGATGCTGAGGCCACCAAACGGCGTGTGCAGCTTTACGGCGACGCAATCCAAGGGCGCATGCCTTCTGCTGAGGTTTGGCGTCACGAACAGATCGTGCATCGTCTCGGCGTCACCAGGGGCAGTCTTCGCGCAGATCGTGCGCAGGGAACCACATTGATCTCACGTTGAGATAGTCTTCACCGGCTGCGCCTACGGGCGTCACAGCGACCCTTCGCCCCCTCCACGGACCCCCATGAGTGCCCAGCAAAAGGCGATTCGCAATATCGCGATCATCGCCCACGTTGACCATGGCAAGACGACCTTGGTCGACTCTCTGCTGGCCCAATCGGGCATCTTCCGCGACAACGAAGCCGTGCCCACCTGCGTGATGGACTCCAATGATCTGGAGCGTGAGCGCGGCATCACCATTCTCTCCAAGAACACTGCGGTCACTTACAACGAAACGCGCATCAACATTGTTGATACCCCTGGCCACGCCGACTTCGGTGGTGAGGTCGAGCGTGTCCTCGGCATGGTGGACGGCTGTCTGCTGATCGTTGATGCCAACGAGGGACCCATGCCCCAGACCCGTTTCGTGCTCAAGAAGGCGCTCGAACAGGGACTGCGGCCGATTGTTTTCGTCAACAAGATCGACCGGGCCCGCGTGGATCCCGAGACGGCTGTTGACAAGGTGCTGGATCTGTTTATCGAGCTGGGTGCTGACGATGATCAGTGCGACTTTCCTTATTTGTTCGGAAGTGGTTTGGGAGGATTTGCCAAACCCGATATGAAAACCGACAGCGAGAACATGCGTCCGCTGTTCGATGCGATCCTGCGTCATGTCCCGCCCCCGGTCGGTGATCCAGAGAAGCCTCTTCAGCTCCAGATCACGACCCTTGATTATTCCGATTTCCTGGGGAGAATCATTATCGGTCGCGTTCACAACGGCGTGATCAAGCAGGGGCAAAGCGCTTCACTCATCAAAGACGATGGCAGTGTCAAGAAGGGACGCATCAGCAAGCTTCTCGGTTTTGAAGGTCTGCAACGGGTTGAAATTGAGAACGCCGCTGCCGGCGATCTCGTTGCCGTTGCCGGTTTCGATGATGTGAACATCGGGGAAACCATTGCCTGCCCCGATGAGCCGACGGCACTCCCACTGATCAAGGTGGATGAGCCCACCCTTCAGATGACTTTCGTTGTCAACGACTCTCCCTTCGCGGGGAAGGAAGGCAAGTTCGTCACGAGTCGTCAGGTGCGGGACCGTCTGCAACGTGAACTTCTCACCAACGTGGCCCTGCGGGTGGAGGACACCGACTCTCCAGATCGCTTTGCTGTCAGTGGCCGGGGTGAACTTCACCTGGGAATCTTGATCGAAACCATGCGCCGCGAGGGTTATGAGTTTCAGGTATCCCAGCCTCAGGTGATCTTCAGAACAATTGATGGCACTCCTTGTGAGCCTGTGGAGACTCTCGTTATGGATGTGCCTGAAGAGGCGGTGGGCTCCTGTATCGAGAAACTCGGCACCCGAAAGGGCGAGATGCAAAACATGGAGACCGGTCAGGATGGACGCACGCAGTTGGAGTTTGTTGTGCCGTCCCGCGGTCTAATTGGTTTCAGAGGTGAATTCATTCGTGCCACACGGGGCGAAGGGATCATGAGCCATTCTTTCTTTGAATACCGGCCAATGATGGGTGACTTCGATACCCGCAGAAATGGTGTTCTGATTGCCTTTGAGGAAGGTACAGCCACGTTTTACGCCCTGAAGAATGCCGAAGATCGCGGTCAGTTCTTCATCTCGCCTGGCACTAAGGTCTACAAGGGAATGATTATCGGTGAGAACAATCGCCCGCAGGATTTGGAAATCAATGTCTGCAAGGCCAAGCAACTCACCAACATGCGATCTGCTGGAGCGGAAGAACTCGATACGCTTCAGTCTCCCGTTCAGATGACTCTCGAGAGAGCTTTGGAATATATCGGCCCCGATGAAATGCTTGAGGTCACTCCGGAGTCCATCCGTCTCCGCAAGTTGCCTGCCAAGAGGATGGCCAAGCGTTGAAGCTTGTCGACGATCCTCGTTTCGCTATGGCTCTTGAGCTCTTTAACTCAGGAGCCTGGTATGAAGCTCACGATGCCTTCGAGGAGCTTTGGCATGAGCAGGTCAATCCTGAGCGGCGCCTGCTTCAGGGAATCATTCAGATTGCTGTGGCGCATGTCCACCTTGAGAGAGGCAATGCACGCGGAGCCACCATCCTTCTCGGTGAGGGAATCGGCCGTCTGAAGGCATCACTTCCAACAGCGCTGGGGCTCGATCTCACACTCCTGCACGCTTTGGCGAGCGCTCGATTACTTGTTCTTCAAAACGATGGGGACCCAGAGCAGCTTCCGCCCCCATCCCTCTCCTCCTGTCATGATCCCGTGGGACCATGACATCTTGATTGTCTCTTGAGACGCTCCCTTGCTTTTCAAGTCGCGTACGAAGGCTCCGATGTCATGGCTCTCTGGACCATTGGCCATTCTCCTGGCAAT belongs to Synechococcus sp. WH 7805 and includes:
- a CDS encoding DUF309 domain-containing protein yields the protein MALELFNSGAWYEAHDAFEELWHEQVNPERRLLQGIIQIAVAHVHLERGNARGATILLGEGIGRLKASLPTALGLDLTLLHALASARLLVLQNDGDPEQLPPPSLSSCHDPVGP
- the chlP gene encoding geranylgeranyl reductase translates to MLRVAVVGGGPSGSCAAEILAKAGISTWLFERKLDNAKPCGGAIPLCMVEEFDLPESIIDRKVRNMKMISPSNKEVDIQLDPLGYDDNAYIGMCRREVFDAFMRNRAAELGTTLINGLVQKIDTGSARQGPYTLHYADYSSGGPTGELKTLEVDLIIGADGANSRVAKAMDAGDYNVAIAFQERIKLPPEEMTYYEDLAEMYVGTDVSPDFYAWVFPKYDHVAVGTGTMQQNQSLIKGLQKGIRERARKRLFKGEVIKVEAHPIPEHPRPRRVVGRMALVGDAAGYVTKSSGEGIYFAAKSGRMCAEAIVEISANGSRVPTEKEIKSTYLKRWDRKYGATYAVLDILQRIFYRNDAAREAFVEMCDDRDVQKLTFDSYLYKRVVMMNPWQQVKLTLRTLGSLLRGEALAPAGYDAVPSAVGRSEGDFLADEAAQAIKAQVHTESSTETKERPTVTTG
- the typA gene encoding translational GTPase TypA; its protein translation is MSAQQKAIRNIAIIAHVDHGKTTLVDSLLAQSGIFRDNEAVPTCVMDSNDLERERGITILSKNTAVTYNETRINIVDTPGHADFGGEVERVLGMVDGCLLIVDANEGPMPQTRFVLKKALEQGLRPIVFVNKIDRARVDPETAVDKVLDLFIELGADDDQCDFPYLFGSGLGGFAKPDMKTDSENMRPLFDAILRHVPPPVGDPEKPLQLQITTLDYSDFLGRIIIGRVHNGVIKQGQSASLIKDDGSVKKGRISKLLGFEGLQRVEIENAAAGDLVAVAGFDDVNIGETIACPDEPTALPLIKVDEPTLQMTFVVNDSPFAGKEGKFVTSRQVRDRLQRELLTNVALRVEDTDSPDRFAVSGRGELHLGILIETMRREGYEFQVSQPQVIFRTIDGTPCEPVETLVMDVPEEAVGSCIEKLGTRKGEMQNMETGQDGRTQLEFVVPSRGLIGFRGEFIRATRGEGIMSHSFFEYRPMMGDFDTRRNGVLIAFEEGTATFYALKNAEDRGQFFISPGTKVYKGMIIGENNRPQDLEINVCKAKQLTNMRSAGAEELDTLQSPVQMTLERALEYIGPDEMLEVTPESIRLRKLPAKRMAKR
- a CDS encoding M15 family metallopeptidase, coding for MSPAVARRSRSRDQRRDDIPVARRSPAAAPKRRRLGLLLASGVVFASSIAAVLLIPMVPELLNGPGEPSPELVEGIDAQPSRDGRLLGHFPYPEVSLDALVPVEAGIELHRDAALALNAMRRAAAADGVDLRLLSGYRSHDLQKNIFFDVKSERNQTAAERAKVSAPPGYSEHSTGYAVDFGDGADPATNLSQSFENTRAFRWLQDNAAVYHFTLSFPVVNPQGVSYEPWHWRFEGSSQALRAFEPARRLADGL
- a CDS encoding U32 family peptidase translates to MNISPELLAPAGDWEALRAAVAGGADAVYFGVEIFNARLRAENFNRRDLPEIMGWLHARGVKGFLTLNVLIFTEELETVSELLVDCWTAEVDALIVQDLGLCLLARELVPDLALHASTQMSVTSAAGVAQAAAAGCERVVMARELTLRDLERVQQQLKQRHLDVPLEVFVHGALCVAYSGQCLTSESLGQRSANRGECAQACRLPYQLIVDGEERDLGEQRYLLSPQDLAAWSLIPELARIGICSLKIEGRLKSAAYVAAVTDVYRRALDGVVSEPAAISNQLELGFSRGLTTGWLEGIDHPALVHGRWSKKRGPCLGRLLSVLSRGWLKIQAETEPQCGQGVVLEVASSKGGPFQIPREVGGRIMRVEPLGDQCWRLMLGPGRIDTAGLCAGAPVWLTSDPQWQSTWSRRASRETPPLDLPLSLAVSGRDGEPLVLALESPQSLDGQSLTVVSDRPLEPAKDHGLNRERLMAQLGRLGGTGWRLDHLRLDLPESLFLPIGELNRLRRALLQVMADAGIVPGNPGTTQRQCFEASNRDERRQLIRSCINRLPADTADQTPRLTVLVRSLDQLKGLMELGDETPIQGVVADLEQPRDLKEAVAIARGCWSDGIWLTGPRVTRPDEGWTLEPLLRAKPDGFLVRNADQLERLSDTGPCRGDFSLNVANPLTLLWFLEHWGLQRVTASCDLNLHQLLELSENVPSDRLEVVLHQHMPLFHMEHCLFCSLLSDGHDHTDCGRPCETHTVLLRDRSGIEHPLRADLGCRNTLFNGTAQTGVEAFPAMRARGLRHFRLDLLDEDAEATKRRVQLYGDAIQGRMPSAEVWRHEQIVHRLGVTRGSLRADRAQGTTLISR